From Spirochaetota bacterium, the proteins below share one genomic window:
- the murA gene encoding UDP-N-acetylglucosamine 1-carboxyvinyltransferase: MLAKFVIEGGQALSGTVTISGAKNAALPILASTILSKETITLHNVPVLADISTMFALLESLGKKITRKDNTVIVEEPNQLGYEAPYDIVSRMRASIAVMGPLVARLGKAHISMPGGCNLGPRPIDLHIKGIEALSATCCTAHGYLDVSTPEQGLIGSAMNLSSKSGSSVLATENILMAATLSTGTTIINGAAKEPEVVDLAELLIKMGAKISGAGTESITIEGVSKLHGAEHSVVADRIETGTFIIAAAITGGEITINNCVPAHLGEAIRLFREAGIIIDIINDTTILVKANAQKTAVDFTTLPHPLFPTDLQSQFVAYLTLAEGKSIVIETIYPDRFMHAAELNRMSANITVDHHSAKIIGVKALSSASVMSSDLRGGAALVLAALATKGTSEILRIYHIDRGYDKFEEKLKKIGANITRIK; the protein is encoded by the coding sequence ATGCTTGCAAAATTTGTCATAGAAGGTGGACAAGCTCTATCCGGTACTGTCACTATCAGTGGAGCAAAAAATGCAGCTCTGCCTATTTTGGCTTCTACTATTCTATCAAAAGAAACTATTACCCTGCATAATGTTCCTGTTTTGGCCGATATTAGTACTATGTTTGCCCTATTAGAATCATTAGGAAAAAAAATAACAAGAAAAGATAATACTGTTATAGTAGAAGAACCAAATCAACTTGGATACGAAGCTCCTTATGATATTGTAAGTCGTATGCGAGCATCTATTGCGGTGATGGGACCTTTAGTGGCACGCCTGGGCAAAGCTCATATTTCTATGCCTGGTGGGTGTAATTTAGGACCTCGTCCTATAGATCTTCATATCAAAGGTATTGAAGCTCTTTCTGCTACTTGTTGTACAGCTCATGGTTATTTAGATGTTAGTACACCTGAACAAGGATTGATAGGATCTGCAATGAATTTATCTTCCAAAAGTGGAAGTTCTGTCCTTGCTACAGAAAATATTCTTATGGCAGCAACATTAAGTACTGGAACTACCATTATTAATGGAGCGGCAAAGGAACCCGAAGTTGTAGATTTGGCAGAATTATTAATAAAAATGGGTGCTAAAATTAGTGGAGCAGGAACTGAATCTATTACAATTGAAGGCGTCTCCAAATTACACGGTGCTGAACATTCAGTAGTTGCAGATAGAATTGAAACAGGCACTTTTATTATTGCTGCAGCGATTACTGGTGGAGAAATCACTATTAACAATTGTGTTCCTGCCCATTTAGGAGAAGCAATTCGTCTTTTTAGAGAAGCTGGCATTATTATCGATATTATTAATGATACAACTATTTTAGTCAAAGCAAACGCTCAAAAAACAGCTGTTGATTTTACTACTTTACCACACCCTTTATTTCCAACAGATTTACAATCACAATTTGTCGCTTATCTCACTCTTGCAGAAGGAAAAAGTATTGTTATAGAAACTATTTATCCTGATCGTTTTATGCATGCAGCAGAATTAAATCGTATGAGTGCTAATATTACCGTAGATCACCATAGTGCAAAAATAATTGGTGTCAAAGCACTCTCCAGTGCTTCTGTAATGAGTTCAGATCTTAGAGGTGGTGCAGCTCTTGTATTAGCCGCTTTAGCAACAAAAGGGACTAGTGAAATATTGCGTATTTATCATATTGATAGAGGATACGATAAATTTGAAGAAAAATTAAAAAAAATAGGTGCAAATATCACTAGAATCAAATAA
- the yidC gene encoding membrane protein insertase YidC yields the protein MFIRNILLLMVLISGQTYTQNVTYSKTGNEKIYTVSAPDNSIEFVFSSINGHVSDFYINGSWNRISNNIVMQDRSNQLAILDFTIGTYTELITNNNRPSYEVSQKDSNTIKLSANAMVGKQNVNIKRTIVLLDNGIIKEQLILSNISRADLKLDFEGIAFSFASLFDISRATTNNSNIPEYQFFDGKKLQKVNINGGSWFGGPKPSEFLIDVKWATISDNFFLAIVEPKFDNTVVVYNGLQFGAKSRISLGVQVLATNIAPNQSLTYDLDYYVGPRHEQIVAAQYKKLFAWPIAFNWLLKPIENGTIWMMSTLVSKTGSAGLTLILIAILVKLLLLPLSIKSALSMKKMKDLQPKLNKLQEKWGHDPQALQVKTMELYKSEKANPLGGCLPLLLQIPVFFALFRVLSRSVELRGAGFMWISDLTMPDSLFTIGTFSFNLLPLIMTVLQLVTVVRQQSRMGNTQNEMQKQMQTQSYFMPLIFLFLFWNMPSGLVLYWTVQNIFSIFEQEFVNLDSNSKKISY from the coding sequence ATGTTTATTAGAAATATATTGTTGTTGATGGTATTAATTAGTGGTCAAACTTATACTCAAAATGTGACTTATTCTAAGACTGGGAATGAAAAAATATATACAGTATCTGCTCCTGATAATTCTATAGAGTTTGTATTTTCTTCAATTAATGGCCATGTTTCCGATTTTTATATTAATGGTTCTTGGAATCGTATTTCTAATAATATTGTGATGCAAGATAGAAGCAATCAACTTGCCATTTTAGACTTTACTATTGGGACTTATACAGAATTAATAACAAATAATAATAGACCTAGTTACGAAGTATCTCAAAAAGATTCTAATACTATCAAGCTTTCTGCTAATGCCATGGTAGGCAAACAAAATGTTAATATTAAAAGAACTATTGTTCTTCTTGATAATGGTATTATAAAAGAACAATTAATTCTTTCAAATATTTCTCGTGCTGATCTCAAATTAGATTTTGAAGGTATAGCTTTTTCATTTGCTTCCTTATTTGATATTTCTCGTGCAACGACAAATAATAGTAACATTCCAGAATATCAATTTTTTGATGGTAAAAAATTACAAAAAGTAAATATTAATGGTGGTAGTTGGTTTGGTGGTCCTAAACCTTCTGAATTTTTAATAGATGTAAAATGGGCAACAATATCAGATAATTTTTTCTTAGCAATTGTAGAACCAAAATTTGACAATACAGTTGTTGTTTATAATGGGTTACAATTTGGTGCAAAATCTCGTATAAGTTTGGGCGTACAAGTTTTAGCAACTAATATTGCTCCTAATCAATCACTAACATATGATTTAGATTATTATGTTGGTCCTCGTCATGAACAAATAGTTGCAGCTCAATACAAAAAATTATTTGCATGGCCTATAGCATTTAATTGGTTATTAAAACCAATAGAAAATGGAACGATATGGATGATGTCTACTCTTGTTTCCAAAACAGGAAGTGCTGGTTTGACATTGATTCTTATTGCTATTTTAGTGAAATTATTGTTATTACCTCTTTCTATCAAATCTGCTCTTTCTATGAAAAAAATGAAAGATCTTCAGCCAAAATTAAATAAACTTCAAGAAAAATGGGGACATGATCCACAAGCTTTACAAGTTAAAACTATGGAATTATACAAATCTGAAAAAGCCAATCCTTTGGGTGGGTGTTTGCCACTCTTATTACAAATCCCTGTGTTCTTTGCTTTATTTAGAGTCCTTTCTCGTTCTGTAGAATTAAGAGGTGCTGGTTTCATGTGGATTTCTGATCTTACAATGCCTGATTCACTTTTCACAATAGGAACTTTTAGTTTCAACTTACTTCCTTTAATTATGACTGTATTACAATTAGTTACTGTAGTTCGTCAACAAAGTAGAATGGGTAATACTCAGAATGAAATGCAAAAACAAATGCAAACACAAAGTTATTTTATGCCTTTAATATTCTTGTTCTTATTTTGGAATATGCCTTCAGGTTTGGTGTTATATTGGACAGTACAAAACATTTTCTCTATTTTTGAACAAGAATTTGTTAATTTGGATAGTAATTCTAAAAAAATTAGTTATTAA
- the mnmE gene encoding tRNA uridine-5-carboxymethylaminomethyl(34) synthesis GTPase MnmE has translation MINNKIIAAPSTAPGVAGVSMIRVSGANSITTVEKLFKSSKSLNSKKSHEIAYGKLFDPKTKAIIDEVMIGIFHHGTSFTGEESLEIWTHGSPYIVNEVMRILGTLGVSVADPGEFSLRAFLNGKIDLTQAEAIRDLTESQTKFAHAQAIGRLEGKLTDKIDLLHQETLDLLALLEVAIDHGEEEVDIEEVSNQFVRRIESLLTQVNHMLLGAQVGKMSTDGVKVALVGRPNVGKSSLLNTLVNENRVIVSDIAGTTRDVIEHRISARGLLIRFFDTAGLRETEDAIEKEGTKRSLEAIKNADLVIHVMDQSMFIQDEDKTIIKILQDSNKSILRVFNKNDLVQKLELDDTHPIIKVSAKDNKEIELIFDEIARFYFAGGVDPESDILVANIRQENLLNQSKIHLELAKTCILNQESEEFTASHIRKVRLSLEEIVGKTTDDAILDRIFSQFCIGK, from the coding sequence ATGATAAATAATAAAATAATTGCAGCTCCATCAACTGCTCCAGGTGTAGCTGGGGTTTCGATGATAAGAGTTTCTGGTGCTAATAGTATAACAACTGTAGAAAAATTATTTAAATCATCCAAATCTCTAAACTCAAAAAAATCACATGAAATTGCTTATGGTAAATTGTTTGATCCTAAAACAAAGGCTATTATCGATGAAGTAATGATAGGTATTTTCCATCATGGAACTTCTTTTACAGGCGAGGAATCTCTTGAAATTTGGACACATGGTAGCCCTTATATTGTGAATGAAGTAATGAGAATACTTGGTACTTTGGGTGTTTCTGTGGCTGATCCTGGTGAGTTTAGTTTGCGTGCTTTTCTCAATGGCAAAATTGATCTTACTCAAGCTGAAGCAATTCGAGATCTTACAGAATCTCAAACGAAATTTGCTCATGCTCAGGCAATCGGACGATTAGAAGGAAAATTAACTGACAAAATTGATTTACTTCACCAAGAGACTTTAGATTTGTTAGCATTATTAGAAGTTGCTATCGATCATGGTGAAGAGGAAGTTGATATAGAAGAAGTGTCGAATCAATTTGTAAGACGAATAGAATCTTTACTTACTCAAGTAAATCACATGTTATTAGGTGCGCAAGTTGGTAAGATGAGTACCGATGGGGTAAAAGTAGCTTTGGTAGGGAGACCGAATGTTGGCAAATCATCTTTGCTTAATACTTTGGTAAATGAAAATAGAGTGATTGTTAGTGATATAGCAGGAACAACAAGAGATGTGATTGAACACAGAATATCTGCACGAGGCTTACTGATAAGATTTTTTGATACGGCTGGATTACGAGAAACGGAAGACGCCATTGAAAAAGAAGGGACAAAACGCTCGTTAGAAGCAATTAAAAATGCCGATCTAGTGATTCATGTTATGGATCAATCTATGTTTATTCAAGATGAAGATAAGACTATCATTAAGATCTTACAAGATAGTAATAAAAGTATATTAAGAGTATTTAATAAAAATGATTTGGTTCAAAAACTTGAATTGGATGATACACATCCTATTATTAAAGTATCTGCTAAAGATAACAAAGAAATAGAATTGATTTTTGATGAAATTGCTCGTTTTTATTTTGCTGGAGGGGTTGATCCTGAGAGTGATATTTTGGTAGCTAATATCAGACAAGAAAATCTACTTAATCAAAGTAAAATACATTTGGAATTAGCAAAAACATGTATTCTCAATCAAGAATCCGAAGAATTTACTGCTTCACATATCCGTAAAGTCAGATTATCTTTGGAAGAGATTGTTGGTAAAACTACAGATGATGCTATTTTAGATAGAATTTTTTCTCAATTTTGTATAGGAAAATAA